A single Amphiura filiformis chromosome 8, Afil_fr2py, whole genome shotgun sequence DNA region contains:
- the LOC140159638 gene encoding uncharacterized protein: MPSALLGRLEEDVTLSDRTTLSVDDVMELLTFCATSTYMMGLGKIYQQKEGFAMGSPVSPLASNIFMEWFEVRALDTATHVPSFWARYVDDTFVVIREEYIDELTTHINNISPKFSMEREEDHQLPMLDTLIHRKETGSTKITIYRKPTHTDQYLLMDSHHPLQHKLGVIRTLVHRAESLVTEEEDKVLELEKIRKALDVCGYKRSHFAVANTRNPPNRQPPTTAGSKGSITLPYVRGVSEGLRRILCKRGIQVHFKPRNTLRQFLVSPKDKIDKKEKCHTVYNIQCRNCNAAYIGETKRPLGIRASEHRREPSPVAEHAKNTGHSIPTASAKILDTDPSWVGRGAREAAHIRQNRSTLNRDGGRYHLPAVYTSLLRRPAPSDGAESQ; encoded by the coding sequence ATGCCCTCCGCGTTATTAGGAAGATTGGAGGAAGATGTCACTTTGTCTGATCGCACAACACTGTCGGTTGATGACGTCATGGAACTGCTCACGTTTTGCGCCACTTCTACGTACATGATGGGATTGGGCAAAATTTACCAACAGAAAGAGGGTTTCGCGATGGGATCTCCAGTCTCGCCACTCGCATCCAACATATTCATGGAGTGGTTTGAGGTTCGCGCCCTAGACACTGCAACCCATGTACCATCCTTCTGGGCTCGCTACGTCGATGATACGTTCGTCGTAATACGCGAAGAATACATTGACGAATTAACCACCCACATCAACAACATTTCGCCCAAGTTTAGCATGGAACGGGAGGAAGATCATCAACTTCCTATGCTTGACACTCTTATCCACAGGAAGGAGACCGGCTCTACCAAAATCACCATCTACCGTAAGCCCACACACACCGACCAGTACTTGCTCATGGATTCGCACCACCCTCTTCAACATAAGTTGGGAGTCATAAGAACACTGGTTCACAGAGCAGAGTCGCTGGTCACGGAAGAAGAGGACAAAGTTCTAGAATTGGAGAAAATCCGGAAAGCGCTTGATGTGTGTGGCTATAAACGGTCTCATTTCGCTGTCGCCAATACCCGTAACCCTCCCAATCGTCAACCCCCCACTACGGCTGGTTCCAAGGGATCCATCACCCTTCCCTATGTTAGGGGTGTGTCAGAAGGACTTCGCAGAATTCTGTGCAAACGCGGTATTCAGGTGCACTTTAAACCAAGAAATACACTCCGTCAATTCCTTGTGTCACCAAAGGACAAAATTGATAAGAAGGAGAAATGTCATACTGTGTATAACATCCAATGCCGGAACTGCAACGCCGCCTATATTGGCGAAACCAAACGCCCCCTAGGAATTAGGGCTTCTGAACACAGGAGAGAGCCATCCCCGGTAGCGGAGCATGCCAAGAATACTGGACATTCTATCCCCACTGCAAGTGCCAAAATCTTGGATACTGACCCGTCATGGGTTGGTAGAGGCGCCCGGGAAGCGGCTCACATCAGGCAAAACAGAAGCACCCTGAACAGAGACGGCGGCCGGTATCACCTACCAGCAGTGTACACCTCGCTATTGAGACGTCCTGCACCGTCTGACGGTGCTGAGTCTCAATAG